A genomic segment from Polyangium mundeleinium encodes:
- a CDS encoding serine/threonine protein kinase produces MASPTSTKLPVGTILSGKYKITREIGRGGMAAVYEAENIDIGKRIAIKVLAQELTTSMVVVERFFREARAAAAIRSPYICDVYDSGRLEDGPPFLVLELLEGESLYERMTKVRYFDVPTTLAIITQVCRGLTKAHAANIVHRDLKPENIFLGKDEDGQLLAKILDFGLAKFYTPLDGSGGPQQARLTREGAVFGTPAYMSPEQVRGQGAVDHRADLWALACIVYECFTGRTVWQTEQGVAMTFAQIASAQPPDPLVYRPDLPPTFKAWFDKALDRKIDHRFQTAREFAEELSAAFETARPEFSGLFPTDQLNSLGRTVPAPPPSKAGLTATGSDLPMVSMAPPSSTMPNPFGSMPPPSVRGGPTSEGGSPRHTKSTFEAPPGTLEPLGPGLSQAPPRPKTAALGIVTVLVLVALVGGGYAAWSKFGPASKGGEVGTVSSSTPSGSASVVAPQASASSSVRPVSSSEASPSSSSLPWRPLVADAQATLAKGDHKGALKLLKDAFDKGGHGVPRTMLEHVQVAISGDAAKSPCTLMGLARPRSYDLGSAQPRRVAAGRPWIALGPRGPIMVWTDTHEGPEHAFAVALDEALRPLSDPIDVTPEGGAVTRPVVTAFDDQLVLLYADGHGAEAGVHARLLDPDGRIGGPMVNIAPLRGPSSGTSMQRAADGTFVVAWTAETDTGNDELFLRKLSPKLEPQGEPVRATDFVPTGPQKPRVRSPMVGIAGDAAHVSFRLERTPNQIAYHMRLPLADVGKGVEARKKGDRNDRWIGDTIVVNTDKSKADMTGIACSKDACFLVWDGESNSGVSAAYLDAANAQPLWRDKRFSKLGGHPAVGVDASGNARIVWFEKGGVMTAPISRDGVGPSTKIARVSGAQPSPAIITGKAPGEWFIAWLDFEAGQLEPYAARFVCK; encoded by the coding sequence ATGGCCTCACCGACCTCGACGAAGCTCCCGGTAGGTACCATCCTGTCGGGGAAGTACAAGATCACCCGCGAGATTGGCCGTGGTGGGATGGCGGCCGTCTACGAGGCCGAGAACATCGACATCGGCAAGCGGATCGCGATCAAGGTCCTCGCGCAGGAGCTGACGACGTCCATGGTGGTCGTCGAGCGTTTCTTCCGAGAAGCGCGCGCCGCCGCCGCGATCCGCAGTCCGTACATCTGCGACGTCTACGACTCGGGCCGTCTCGAAGATGGTCCGCCCTTCCTCGTGCTCGAGCTGCTCGAAGGCGAGTCGCTCTACGAGCGGATGACGAAGGTGCGGTACTTTGACGTCCCAACGACGCTGGCGATCATCACGCAGGTCTGTCGTGGCCTGACGAAGGCGCACGCCGCGAACATCGTCCACCGCGATCTCAAGCCCGAGAACATCTTCCTCGGCAAGGACGAGGACGGGCAGCTCCTCGCGAAGATCCTCGATTTCGGGCTCGCGAAGTTCTACACGCCGCTCGACGGATCAGGCGGGCCGCAACAAGCACGGCTGACGCGCGAAGGCGCGGTGTTCGGGACACCCGCGTACATGAGCCCCGAGCAGGTCCGCGGGCAGGGCGCCGTGGATCACCGCGCCGATCTCTGGGCGCTCGCGTGCATCGTCTACGAGTGCTTCACGGGGCGGACCGTGTGGCAGACGGAGCAAGGCGTGGCGATGACGTTCGCGCAGATCGCAAGCGCGCAGCCGCCCGATCCGCTCGTCTACCGGCCCGATCTGCCGCCGACGTTCAAGGCGTGGTTCGACAAGGCGCTCGACCGGAAGATCGATCATCGCTTCCAGACGGCGCGCGAGTTCGCCGAGGAGCTCTCGGCCGCGTTCGAGACGGCGCGTCCCGAGTTCTCGGGTCTCTTCCCCACCGATCAGTTGAACTCGCTCGGCAGGACCGTCCCCGCGCCGCCGCCCTCGAAGGCGGGCCTGACCGCGACGGGGAGCGATCTGCCGATGGTGTCGATGGCACCGCCGTCGTCGACGATGCCGAACCCGTTTGGATCGATGCCGCCTCCGTCCGTGCGTGGGGGTCCGACGTCGGAGGGCGGATCGCCGCGGCACACGAAGTCGACGTTCGAGGCGCCGCCGGGCACGCTGGAGCCGCTCGGCCCGGGTTTGTCGCAGGCGCCTCCGCGCCCGAAGACGGCCGCGCTCGGGATCGTGACGGTCCTCGTGCTGGTCGCGCTCGTGGGTGGTGGGTACGCGGCCTGGTCGAAGTTCGGGCCGGCGTCGAAGGGCGGCGAGGTCGGGACCGTGTCGTCGTCGACGCCGAGCGGGAGCGCCAGCGTCGTGGCGCCGCAGGCATCGGCGTCGTCGAGCGTGCGCCCGGTGTCGTCATCGGAGGCCTCGCCGTCCTCGTCCTCGCTCCCGTGGAGGCCGCTCGTCGCGGATGCACAAGCGACGCTCGCGAAGGGTGATCACAAGGGCGCGCTGAAGCTCCTCAAGGACGCGTTCGACAAGGGCGGCCACGGCGTGCCGCGCACGATGCTCGAGCACGTGCAGGTGGCGATCTCGGGCGACGCGGCGAAGTCGCCCTGCACGCTCATGGGGCTCGCGCGGCCGCGCTCGTACGATCTCGGTTCGGCGCAGCCGCGTCGTGTCGCGGCCGGGCGGCCGTGGATCGCGCTTGGGCCGCGCGGGCCGATCATGGTCTGGACCGACACGCACGAGGGTCCGGAGCACGCCTTCGCCGTCGCGCTCGACGAGGCGCTGCGGCCGCTCTCGGATCCGATCGACGTGACGCCGGAGGGCGGCGCGGTGACGCGGCCCGTGGTGACGGCGTTCGACGATCAGCTCGTGCTGCTCTACGCGGACGGGCACGGGGCCGAGGCGGGCGTGCACGCGCGTTTGCTCGATCCGGACGGCCGGATCGGCGGGCCGATGGTGAACATCGCGCCGCTGCGCGGGCCGAGCTCGGGCACGTCGATGCAGCGCGCGGCGGACGGCACGTTCGTCGTGGCCTGGACGGCCGAGACCGATACGGGCAACGACGAGCTCTTCCTGCGGAAGCTCTCGCCGAAGCTCGAACCCCAAGGCGAGCCGGTGCGCGCGACGGACTTCGTGCCCACCGGTCCGCAGAAGCCACGCGTGCGTTCGCCGATGGTCGGCATCGCGGGCGACGCCGCGCATGTCTCGTTCCGGCTGGAGCGCACGCCGAACCAGATCGCGTACCACATGCGCCTGCCGCTCGCCGACGTGGGCAAGGGCGTCGAGGCGCGCAAGAAGGGCGACCGCAACGATCGCTGGATCGGTGACACGATCGTCGTGAACACCGACAAGTCGAAGGCCGACATGACGGGGATCGCGTGCAGCAAGGACGCGTGCTTCCTCGTGTGGGACGGCGAGAGCAACTCGGGCGTGTCGGCGGCGTACCTCGACGCAGCAAACGCGCAGCCGCTCTGGCGGGACAAACGCTTCAGCAAGCTGGGCGGTCACCCGGCGGTCGGCGTCGACGCGTCGGGCAACGCGCGCATCGTGTGGTTCGAGAAGGGCGGCGTGATGACCGCGCCGATCAGCCGCGATGGAGTCGGTCCTTCCACGAAGATCGCCCGCGTGAGCGGCGCGCAGCCGAGCCCCGCGATCATCACGGGCAAGGCGCCCGGCGAGTGGTTCATCGCGTGGCTCGACTTCGAGGCGGGGCAACTCGAACCCTACGCGGCGCGCTTCGTCTGCAAGTGA
- a CDS encoding P-II family nitrogen regulator, which yields MKKVEAIIKPFKLDEVKDALAEVGIQGMTVTEVKGFGRTGGKKEVYRGSAYVVDFVPKVKLDIVVPDHMVQSVIDAIEKSAKTGRIGDGKIFVVPVDEAVRIRTGERGEDAI from the coding sequence ATGAAGAAGGTCGAGGCGATCATCAAGCCGTTCAAGCTCGACGAGGTCAAGGATGCCCTCGCAGAGGTCGGCATCCAGGGCATGACCGTGACCGAGGTGAAGGGCTTCGGTCGCACCGGCGGCAAGAAAGAGGTCTATCGCGGCTCGGCGTACGTCGTCGACTTCGTCCCCAAGGTGAAGCTCGACATCGTCGTCCCGGACCACATGGTCCAGAGCGTCATCGACGCCATCGAGAAGAGCGCGAAGACCGGTCGCATCGGCGATGGAAAAATCTTCGTCGTCCCGGTCGACGAAGCCGTCCGCATCCGCACCGGGGAGCGCGGCGAGGACGCGATCTGA
- a CDS encoding serine/threonine-protein kinase — MNPGDLIQSRYRLVRMLGSGASGTVWAAKNELIDREVALKILHPDVAADAVSLQRFFNEAKASGRVRSPSIVEILDLGQAEDGSPFLVFELLHGEGLDAWIARERMLDPAMLAELFVGVVRALDSAHQQGIIHRDLKPANLYAHRAATGEPVLKILDFGISKMLEGNPEHLTLTRTGTVVGSPAYMSPEQAAGRDDIDGRADVWSLGVVMHEALTATLPHEAPNYNALMVRIMTRDADPVASRRPDLPPALASIIDDCLRRDRDRRPTAGVLAARLEAALHEMQPMRYASQGNAHGGMRLPSVPQSMPRPNLPSAPAAHAAPSPMDPMGATGNASSGRGVLLLAAGVGVALGMIALFVLSRFLLH, encoded by the coding sequence TTGAACCCTGGCGATCTCATTCAATCTCGGTACCGCCTCGTCCGGATGCTCGGCTCCGGCGCGAGCGGTACGGTTTGGGCTGCAAAGAACGAGCTCATCGACCGCGAGGTCGCGCTCAAAATCCTGCACCCCGACGTCGCGGCCGACGCCGTGTCGCTGCAGCGCTTCTTCAACGAGGCGAAGGCGAGCGGCCGCGTGCGCAGCCCCAGCATCGTCGAGATCCTCGACCTCGGGCAGGCCGAGGACGGCTCGCCCTTCCTCGTCTTCGAGCTCCTCCACGGCGAGGGCCTCGACGCGTGGATCGCGCGCGAGCGCATGCTCGACCCGGCGATGCTCGCCGAGCTCTTCGTCGGCGTGGTGCGCGCGCTCGACAGCGCCCACCAGCAGGGCATCATCCACCGCGACCTCAAGCCCGCGAACCTCTACGCGCACCGCGCGGCGACGGGCGAGCCCGTGCTCAAGATCCTCGACTTCGGCATCAGCAAGATGCTCGAAGGCAACCCCGAGCACCTCACGCTCACGCGCACGGGCACCGTCGTCGGATCACCCGCGTACATGAGCCCCGAGCAGGCCGCGGGCCGCGACGACATCGACGGCCGCGCCGACGTCTGGTCGCTCGGCGTCGTCATGCACGAGGCGCTCACGGCCACGCTCCCGCACGAGGCGCCGAACTACAACGCGCTCATGGTCCGCATCATGACGCGCGACGCGGACCCCGTGGCCTCGCGCCGACCGGACCTTCCTCCTGCGCTCGCCTCGATCATCGACGACTGCCTGCGCCGCGATCGGGATCGCCGTCCGACGGCCGGCGTGCTCGCGGCGCGCCTCGAAGCGGCCCTGCACGAGATGCAGCCGATGCGTTACGCCTCGCAGGGAAACGCGCACGGCGGCATGCGCCTACCGAGCGTGCCGCAGAGCATGCCGCGCCCGAACCTCCCCTCGGCGCCGGCCGCGCATGCAGCGCCCTCGCCGATGGATCCCATGGGCGCGACAGGCAACGCATCGAGCGGCCGCGGCGTGCTGCTCCTCGCCGCGGGCGTGGGCGTCGCGCTCGGGATGATCGCGCTGTTCGTGCTCAGCCGGTTCCTCTTGCACTAG
- a CDS encoding STAS domain-containing protein, which produces MRPVTLDSETAVLRARVATLEALLAEHERAAAERVQRMEQLVTDLSARAQVFEATLRSIVDGVVVCDTAGRITHVNEAASSMMGSSGPGGVPVEDWEAKYGIFDADGVTPYPREEIPLYRAVRGEPVDRAEMFIRSPNKPRGVLLETSARTIHDERGERLGAVVVFRDITERRRYEREMAQQLVTEREKNETLERLRIAVQELSTPILEVWDGVLALPLIGVVDSKRSAQVMEALLESVVRMRGRYVILDVTGVEVLDTATADHLLKIVRAVELLGTRCVLSGVRPSVAQTLVELGVSFGKLVTLRNLKHGLKTCMRWKQEAAAASAGTGAAPSNGLRPKTA; this is translated from the coding sequence GTGCGCCCCGTGACCCTCGACAGCGAGACCGCGGTTCTGCGAGCGCGGGTGGCGACGCTCGAAGCGCTGCTGGCGGAGCACGAGCGGGCCGCGGCGGAGCGCGTGCAGCGGATGGAGCAGCTCGTCACGGATCTGTCGGCGCGCGCGCAGGTCTTCGAGGCGACGTTGCGGAGCATCGTCGACGGGGTGGTCGTGTGCGACACGGCAGGTCGCATCACGCACGTGAACGAGGCCGCGTCGTCGATGATGGGATCGAGCGGGCCCGGCGGCGTCCCCGTCGAAGACTGGGAGGCCAAGTACGGGATCTTCGACGCGGACGGCGTGACGCCGTACCCGAGGGAGGAGATTCCGCTTTATCGCGCGGTGCGCGGCGAGCCGGTGGACCGCGCAGAGATGTTCATCCGAAGCCCAAACAAGCCGCGAGGCGTCCTCCTCGAGACGAGCGCGCGGACCATCCACGACGAGCGAGGGGAGCGACTCGGCGCCGTGGTGGTCTTCCGCGACATCACCGAGCGCAGGCGGTATGAGCGAGAGATGGCGCAGCAGCTCGTGACCGAGCGGGAGAAAAACGAGACGCTGGAGCGGCTGCGGATCGCCGTGCAGGAGCTGTCGACGCCGATCCTGGAGGTATGGGACGGCGTGCTTGCGTTGCCGCTCATCGGCGTCGTCGACTCGAAGCGGTCGGCCCAGGTGATGGAGGCGCTGCTGGAGTCGGTGGTGCGGATGAGGGGCCGGTACGTGATCCTCGACGTGACCGGCGTGGAGGTGCTCGACACGGCGACGGCCGATCACCTGCTGAAGATCGTGCGCGCCGTGGAGCTGCTCGGCACGCGCTGTGTGCTCAGCGGCGTGAGGCCCTCCGTCGCGCAGACGTTGGTCGAGCTCGGGGTTTCGTTCGGGAAGCTCGTGACGCTCCGCAACCTGAAGCACGGCCTCAAGACGTGCATGCGGTGGAAGCAGGAGGCGGCCGCGGCGAGCGCAGGAACAGGGGCAGCACCTTCGAACGGACTTCGTCCAAAAACGGCGTGA
- a CDS encoding GNAT family N-acetyltransferase, with the protein MLVIPPRADLRAQPIETPRLLLAPVDPADSPEVWLAVNGSRPLLSKWLPWVQYYTEPASSVRFTEACVADWDQGRAVRFAIRERAGRTFAGVVGLESCVHMHRSCELGYWLRKESMRRGLMTEAARAAVEFAFRYMGAHRVRVAAATDNHASLRVIGRLGFRFEGIARQAEWCENRWLDHAVFALLGTDPRPT; encoded by the coding sequence ATGCTGGTCATCCCGCCGCGCGCCGATCTTCGTGCCCAGCCCATCGAGACGCCACGTCTCCTGCTCGCGCCCGTCGATCCCGCGGACTCGCCCGAGGTGTGGCTCGCGGTGAACGGGTCGCGGCCGCTGCTCTCGAAGTGGCTGCCGTGGGTGCAGTACTACACGGAGCCCGCGTCGAGCGTGCGCTTCACGGAGGCGTGCGTGGCCGACTGGGATCAAGGGCGCGCGGTGCGCTTCGCGATCCGGGAGCGCGCGGGGCGCACGTTCGCGGGTGTGGTGGGGCTCGAGTCGTGCGTGCACATGCATCGCTCATGCGAGCTCGGGTACTGGCTGCGCAAGGAGAGCATGCGGCGCGGGCTGATGACGGAGGCGGCGCGCGCGGCGGTGGAGTTCGCGTTCCGGTACATGGGCGCGCATCGCGTGCGGGTCGCGGCCGCGACGGACAACCACGCCTCGTTGCGGGTGATCGGGCGGCTCGGCTTCCGCTTCGAGGGCATCGCACGGCAGGCGGAGTGGTGTGAGAACCGCTGGCTCGATCACGCGGTCTTCGCGCTTCTCGGGACCGATCCGCGTCCGACCTGA
- the glnA gene encoding type I glutamate--ammonia ligase, whose translation MKPKDVIQFAKDHDCKFVDLKFIDLPGIWQHTTIPASRLTEDMFEEGIGFDGSSVRGWQPINASDMSMTPDPSTAKIDPFHAQKTLSLICKISDPVTGQPYGRDPRYIAQKAENHVRATGIADTTFFGPEAEFFVFDSVRYDNSPRGAFYEIDSDEAVWNTGKAGPNLGHKIRHKEGYFPVSPTDSLGDVRGDMMTTLIESGVSVEVGHHEVASAGQCEIGVRFDKLTTMADTLMWFKYVVKNVAKRHNKTATFMPKPLFGDNGSGMHCHQSLWKDGKPLFAGDGYAGLSDIGLWYIGGILKHAKALAALTNPTTNSYRRLVPGYEAPVNLAYSSRNRSAAIRIPVAAGNSPKGRRIEVRFPDASCNPYLAFAAMMMAGLDGIQNRIDPGDPLDKDIYALSPEELKEVPKCPGSLDEALTALERDHEFLLRGDVFTRDIIHTWIEYKRERELDAVRLRPVPYEFFLYYDT comes from the coding sequence ATGAAGCCGAAAGACGTCATTCAATTCGCGAAAGATCACGACTGCAAGTTCGTCGACCTCAAGTTCATCGACCTGCCGGGCATCTGGCAGCACACGACGATCCCGGCGAGCCGGCTGACCGAGGACATGTTCGAGGAGGGCATCGGCTTCGACGGCTCCTCGGTGCGCGGCTGGCAGCCCATCAACGCGTCGGACATGTCGATGACGCCCGATCCGTCGACGGCGAAGATCGACCCGTTCCACGCGCAGAAGACGCTCTCGCTCATCTGCAAGATCTCCGACCCCGTCACCGGCCAGCCCTACGGCCGCGACCCGCGGTACATCGCGCAGAAGGCGGAGAACCACGTCCGCGCGACGGGCATCGCCGACACCACGTTCTTCGGCCCCGAGGCGGAGTTCTTCGTCTTCGACTCGGTCCGTTACGACAACTCCCCGCGCGGCGCCTTCTACGAGATCGACTCCGACGAGGCCGTGTGGAACACGGGCAAGGCGGGCCCGAACCTCGGGCACAAGATCCGCCACAAGGAAGGCTATTTCCCGGTCTCGCCCACGGACTCGCTCGGCGACGTGCGCGGCGACATGATGACCACGCTCATCGAGAGCGGCGTCTCCGTCGAGGTCGGCCACCACGAGGTCGCGAGCGCGGGCCAGTGCGAGATCGGCGTGCGCTTCGACAAGCTCACGACGATGGCCGACACGCTCATGTGGTTCAAATACGTCGTGAAGAACGTGGCCAAGCGCCACAACAAGACCGCGACGTTCATGCCGAAGCCGCTCTTCGGCGACAACGGCAGCGGCATGCACTGCCATCAGTCGCTCTGGAAGGACGGCAAGCCGCTCTTCGCGGGCGACGGCTACGCGGGCCTCTCGGACATCGGCCTCTGGTACATCGGCGGCATCCTCAAGCACGCGAAGGCGCTCGCGGCCCTCACGAACCCGACGACGAACAGCTACCGCCGTCTCGTCCCGGGCTACGAGGCGCCTGTCAACCTCGCGTACTCCAGCCGCAACCGCTCGGCCGCGATCCGCATCCCGGTCGCCGCCGGCAACTCGCCGAAGGGCCGCCGCATCGAGGTCCGCTTCCCGGACGCCTCGTGCAACCCCTATCTCGCCTTCGCCGCGATGATGATGGCGGGCCTCGACGGCATCCAGAACCGGATCGACCCGGGCGATCCGCTCGACAAGGACATCTACGCGCTCTCGCCCGAGGAGCTCAAAGAGGTGCCGAAGTGCCCTGGCTCGCTCGACGAGGCGCTCACGGCCCTCGAGCGCGACCACGAGTTCCTCCTCCGGGGCGACGTCTTCACGCGGGACATCATCCACACGTGGATCGAGTACAAGCGCGAGCGCGAGCTCGACGCCGTGCGCCTCCGCCCCGTCCCCTACGAATTCTTCCTCTACTACGACACCTGA